From the Ferrigenium kumadai genome, one window contains:
- the nifL gene encoding nitrogen fixation negative regulator NifL — MAKQPAAPNTPAETGDALPAHIFRQAVEQSALAISITDGDANILYANPSFQRTSGYEQQELVGNNESILSYRVTPKLVYETMWAQIKRQRPWNGLLVNRRKDGSRYLADLTISPVVDEDGNTTHYLGMHRDVTEVHRLERQVQNQKTLIESVVDAAQVAIVLLDEREHVLLDNQEYKKLIGDLGKEPAVKLLAALREQMGEAFAKAYDKHRNIAAREVCIELPKRASRWFSCSVSWFEEQDAGADAFYEPLRRHYLLLTIQDIGELKQQQETIRINGLRALLAEQERVQGLRETLAGAVYQLEEPLNMLSAVANMLERRRDAGSELPAVNALEEAMKKSREALETLRACIPSQDGEAMQPTNLNEILPDVLKLATASLLGAGIVVEWLPSDVSAVVHGHPAQLTNLFKQLVANAIEAINERRSGRRELRIACMTRPDCIEVYVEDSGPGIAEELRYKVFQPFFTTKGAARQHLGLGLAMAQEVATHHGGAIDIDPDYRNGCRVRVQLPRSGEHHG; from the coding sequence ATGGCCAAGCAACCCGCCGCACCGAATACGCCCGCAGAAACAGGCGACGCCTTGCCGGCGCACATTTTCCGCCAGGCAGTGGAGCAATCCGCGCTGGCGATCTCCATCACCGACGGGGACGCCAACATCCTGTACGCCAACCCATCATTCCAGCGCACCAGCGGCTACGAGCAGCAGGAACTGGTGGGGAACAACGAGTCCATCCTGTCCTACCGCGTCACGCCCAAGCTGGTGTACGAAACCATGTGGGCTCAGATCAAGCGGCAGCGCCCATGGAACGGCCTGCTGGTAAACCGGCGCAAGGATGGCAGCCGCTATCTCGCCGACCTGACCATCTCGCCGGTGGTGGACGAGGACGGCAACACCACGCATTACCTCGGCATGCACCGCGACGTCACCGAGGTGCACCGGCTAGAACGTCAGGTGCAGAACCAGAAGACCCTGATCGAATCGGTGGTGGATGCGGCGCAGGTCGCGATCGTGCTGCTCGACGAGCGTGAACACGTGCTGCTCGACAACCAGGAATACAAGAAACTGATCGGCGACCTCGGCAAGGAACCTGCCGTGAAGCTGCTCGCCGCTCTGCGCGAGCAGATGGGGGAAGCATTCGCGAAGGCCTATGACAAACACCGCAACATCGCCGCGCGCGAGGTGTGCATCGAGCTGCCGAAGCGGGCTTCGCGCTGGTTCTCCTGCTCGGTGTCCTGGTTCGAGGAACAGGATGCCGGCGCGGATGCCTTCTACGAACCGCTGCGCCGCCATTACCTGCTGCTCACCATCCAGGACATCGGCGAACTCAAGCAGCAGCAGGAGACGATACGCATCAACGGCCTGCGCGCGCTGCTGGCGGAACAGGAGCGCGTGCAGGGGCTACGTGAGACGCTGGCGGGCGCGGTCTACCAGCTGGAAGAACCGCTCAACATGCTGAGCGCCGTCGCCAACATGCTGGAACGCCGCCGCGACGCGGGCAGCGAACTGCCTGCCGTCAATGCGCTGGAAGAAGCCATGAAGAAGAGCCGCGAGGCGCTGGAAACCTTGCGCGCCTGCATCCCGAGCCAGGACGGCGAGGCGATGCAGCCTACCAACCTCAACGAGATATTGCCGGACGTGCTCAAGCTCGCCACCGCCAGCCTGCTCGGCGCGGGCATCGTGGTGGAATGGCTGCCGTCGGATGTGTCTGCCGTGGTGCACGGCCATCCGGCGCAACTGACTAACCTGTTCAAACAGCTCGTCGCCAACGCCATCGAAGCGATCAACGAGCGGCGCAGCGGACGGCGCGAACTGCGCATCGCCTGCATGACGCGGCCGGATTGCATCGAGGTGTACGTCGAGGACAGCGGCCCCGGCATCGCCGAAGAACTGCGCTACAAGGTATTCCAGCCATTCTTCACCACCAAGGGCGCGGCAAGGCAGCATCTGGGCCTCGGCCTGGCAATGGCGCAGGAGGTCGCGACGCACCACGGAGGGGCCATCGACATCGACCCAGACTACCGCAACGGCTGCCGCGTGCGCGTGCAACTGCCACGCTCGGGAGAACATCATGGTTGA
- the rsxA gene encoding electron transport complex subunit RsxA has protein sequence MSEYLLLLLSTVLVNNVVLVKFLGLCPFMGISKKVDTALSMGLATTFVMTMASASCWMLEHWLLVPLGMLYLRILVYILVIAVVVQFTEMVVRKTNPALYQVLGIYLPLITTNCAVLGIPLLTTQEKLPFVESLLYGFGSAAGFTLVLVLFAGLRERLALAQVPPAFCGAPIGFITASLLALAFMGFAGLV, from the coding sequence ATGAGCGAATACCTGTTGCTGTTGCTGAGTACCGTGCTGGTGAACAACGTGGTGCTGGTGAAGTTTTTGGGGCTGTGCCCGTTCATGGGCATTTCCAAGAAGGTCGATACCGCGCTCAGCATGGGGCTGGCCACGACCTTTGTGATGACCATGGCCTCGGCGTCCTGCTGGATGCTGGAGCACTGGCTGCTGGTGCCGCTTGGCATGCTGTATCTGCGCATCCTCGTCTACATCCTGGTCATCGCCGTCGTGGTGCAGTTCACCGAGATGGTGGTGCGCAAGACCAATCCGGCGCTGTACCAGGTGCTGGGTATCTACCTGCCGCTCATCACCACCAACTGCGCAGTGCTGGGCATTCCGCTATTGACCACGCAAGAGAAGCTGCCCTTTGTGGAAAGTCTGTTGTACGGCTTCGGTTCGGCTGCGGGTTTCACCCTGGTGCTGGTGCTATTCGCCGGGCTGCGCGAGCGCTTGGCATTGGCGCAGGTGCCGCCCGCATTCTGTGGCGCGCCGATCGGCTTTATCACCGCCAGCCTGTTGGCCTTGGCCTTCATGGGTTTTGCCGGACTTGTTTAA
- a CDS encoding RnfABCDGE type electron transport complex subunit B has translation MFIAVVSLTLLGSAMGLFLGYAARRLEVEGNPLVAEIQAILPGSQCGQCGFPGCAGAAQALADRNAPITLCPPGGRAVVQALAAKLGVEANLSDVKDSVPMMAEVKEEICIGCTRCFKVCPTDAIMGAAQQIHVVFREACTACGKCEEVCPTESIKLQPIPVTLQSWHWHKPQTGSAA, from the coding sequence ATGTTCATCGCTGTCGTCAGTCTGACTCTTCTCGGTTCGGCCATGGGGCTGTTCCTCGGCTATGCCGCGCGCCGCCTCGAAGTGGAGGGTAATCCGCTGGTTGCCGAGATACAGGCCATCCTGCCTGGGTCGCAGTGCGGGCAATGCGGCTTCCCCGGATGCGCGGGTGCGGCGCAGGCATTGGCGGATCGCAATGCACCCATCACGCTGTGCCCGCCCGGCGGCCGTGCGGTGGTGCAGGCGCTGGCAGCTAAACTGGGGGTCGAAGCCAATCTGTCCGACGTGAAAGACAGCGTGCCGATGATGGCCGAGGTGAAGGAAGAAATCTGCATCGGCTGTACGCGCTGTTTCAAGGTCTGTCCCACCGACGCCATCATGGGTGCTGCGCAGCAGATCCATGTGGTGTTCCGCGAGGCGTGCACCGCCTGCGGCAAATGCGAAGAGGTGTGCCCGACCGAGTCGATCAAGTTGCAGCCCATCCCGGTGACGCTGCAATCGTGGCACTGGCATAAACCACAGACAGGGAGTGCAGCATGA
- the rsxC gene encoding electron transport complex subunit RsxC produces the protein MTTRRVATCCGAGLPSGNAVAKLFNLRGGVHPEGRKELSADRPIRSLPLPRRLYVSLQQHIGAPAIPMVNVGDQVLKGQLIAAAQGAVSSSIHAPTSGVIVALGDHPAPHPSGLPVPTITLESDGEDRWIEMEAVADPFELSPEDIAARVGAAGIVGLGGATFPAALKLNLSRSSGVQTLIMNGGECEPYLTCDDHIMRERAVQIVEGIRLIAYAVAAKEVLVGIEDNKPEAIAAMQAAARGSAVQVVAMPSMYPMGSEKQIIQVLTGKEIPAGGRPADIGVLVHNVATAFAVQQAIRYGRPLISRIATVSGGAIRQPCNLEVLIGTPVQELIEYTGGYTQPAARLVLGGPMMGQQFTNTAVPVVKGTSGVLALTAKEIGQTEASPCIRCSTCVRACPVGLLPLEMAAHIRASDLSGAVDLGLKDCISCGSCSYVCPAHIPLVHFFNYAKGDLATQERAKLKQEATKKLADARNERMARIERERAEAAAKRKAAREAKERAAKEAAQKAQDQAATETA, from the coding sequence ATGACAACACGGCGCGTAGCGACTTGTTGCGGCGCAGGCTTACCTTCAGGTAACGCCGTAGCCAAACTGTTCAATCTGCGCGGCGGCGTGCATCCGGAGGGCCGCAAGGAGTTGTCGGCGGACCGTCCCATCCGTTCGTTGCCGTTGCCCAGGCGACTATATGTTTCTTTGCAGCAGCACATCGGCGCACCGGCGATACCCATGGTGAACGTCGGCGACCAGGTGCTGAAAGGCCAGCTCATTGCGGCGGCGCAAGGCGCGGTGTCCTCATCCATCCATGCGCCGACATCCGGCGTGATCGTTGCGCTGGGCGACCATCCAGCGCCGCATCCTTCCGGTTTGCCGGTGCCGACCATCACGCTGGAAAGCGACGGCGAAGATCGGTGGATCGAGATGGAAGCGGTGGCCGATCCGTTCGAACTTTCCCCGGAAGACATCGCCGCGCGCGTCGGTGCTGCAGGCATCGTCGGTCTGGGCGGTGCGACTTTCCCGGCTGCATTGAAACTCAATCTCAGCCGCAGCAGCGGCGTGCAGACGCTCATCATGAACGGCGGCGAATGCGAACCCTATCTCACCTGCGACGACCACATCATGCGCGAACGCGCGGTTCAGATCGTCGAGGGCATCCGCCTGATCGCCTACGCCGTCGCAGCGAAAGAAGTACTGGTCGGTATCGAGGACAACAAGCCGGAAGCCATCGCCGCGATGCAGGCTGCGGCGAGGGGCAGCGCGGTGCAGGTGGTGGCGATGCCCAGCATGTACCCGATGGGTTCGGAGAAGCAGATCATCCAGGTGCTCACCGGCAAGGAGATTCCCGCAGGCGGACGTCCCGCCGACATCGGCGTGCTGGTGCACAACGTCGCGACTGCCTTTGCCGTGCAGCAGGCGATCCGTTACGGGAGGCCGTTGATCTCGCGCATCGCCACCGTCAGCGGCGGCGCGATCAGGCAGCCGTGCAATCTGGAAGTCTTGATCGGCACCCCCGTGCAGGAGTTGATCGAGTACACCGGCGGCTATACCCAGCCTGCGGCACGCCTGGTGCTGGGCGGGCCGATGATGGGGCAGCAGTTCACCAATACCGCAGTGCCGGTGGTGAAGGGCACCAGCGGCGTACTCGCGCTGACGGCAAAAGAGATCGGGCAGACGGAAGCTTCGCCATGCATCCGCTGTTCGACCTGCGTTCGTGCTTGTCCGGTCGGTTTGTTGCCGCTGGAGATGGCGGCGCATATCCGCGCTTCCGACTTGTCCGGTGCGGTCGATCTGGGACTCAAGGATTGCATCTCCTGCGGTTCATGCTCATATGTCTGTCCGGCGCACATCCCACTGGTGCATTTCTTCAACTACGCCAAAGGCGACCTCGCCACGCAGGAACGCGCCAAGCTGAAACAGGAAGCCACGAAGAAACTGGCGGACGCGCGCAACGAGCGCATGGCCCGCATCGAGCGAGAACGCGCCGAAGCGGCGGCGAAGCGCAAGGCGGCGCGTGAAGCCAAAGAGCGCGCCGCGAAGGAAGCCGCCCAGAAAGCCCAAGATCAAGCTGCAACGGAGACCGCATGA